The following proteins are encoded in a genomic region of Sulfurimonas sp. HSL3-7:
- a CDS encoding dialkylrecorsinol condensing enzyme: MKRVLVLYYSQSGQLTNMVDSVTKPLKESSAVTVDYRQIKPVKAYPYPWPFYPFFDAFPEAIYMNGCEVEEFDDLADDYDLIILGYTVWFLSPSIPVTGFMQSEQAKKIFKDKPVVTLIACRDMWVMAQEKMKKLISDLGATLIDNVVLTDQGGSIYAFATTPRWLLTGKKDAFWFFPPAGVADEEIQNSSRFGERILVALKSDEEKKKEPLLKNMGAVTVNGKLVGTEKIATRSFMIWGKLIQKAGEPGSFARKIVITVYALFLATLVLTIVPLNILVRRLIYPWRKEAIEKSVKYYEQPSGR, from the coding sequence ATGAAAAGAGTTCTTGTTCTTTATTATTCACAAAGCGGACAGCTGACAAATATGGTCGATTCCGTTACCAAACCTCTTAAAGAGAGCAGTGCGGTCACAGTTGATTACCGTCAGATCAAACCTGTGAAAGCATACCCATATCCATGGCCGTTTTATCCATTTTTCGATGCCTTCCCCGAAGCGATCTATATGAACGGCTGCGAAGTGGAAGAGTTTGATGATCTCGCAGATGATTATGATCTTATTATTCTGGGATATACGGTCTGGTTCTTGTCCCCATCGATCCCCGTAACGGGTTTTATGCAGAGTGAACAGGCAAAGAAGATCTTTAAAGACAAGCCCGTAGTGACGTTGATCGCCTGCAGAGATATGTGGGTCATGGCACAGGAGAAGATGAAAAAATTGATCAGCGATCTCGGTGCGACATTGATCGACAATGTCGTTTTGACCGATCAGGGGGGCTCAATCTACGCCTTCGCAACAACGCCAAGATGGCTGCTGACAGGAAAAAAAGATGCTTTCTGGTTCTTTCCTCCGGCGGGTGTTGCAGATGAAGAGATACAAAACAGCTCACGTTTCGGCGAACGCATACTCGTGGCGCTGAAAAGCGATGAAGAGAAGAAAAAAGAGCCGCTGCTGAAAAACATGGGTGCGGTCACAGTCAACGGCAAACTGGTCGGAACCGAGAAAATCGCGACACGTTCTTTCATGATCTGGGGTAAACTGATCCAGAAAGCGGGTGAACCCGGTTCGTTTGCGCGAAAGATCGTTATTACTGTCTATGCCCTGTTTTTGGCAACACTGGTATTGACGATCGTGCCCTTAAACATATTGGTGAGACGATTGATCTATCCATGGCGTAAAGAGGCGATTGAAAAGAGTGTGAAATATTATGAACAACCATCAGGAAGGTGA
- a CDS encoding beta-ketoacyl-ACP synthase III: MSRDVYINDIQAFLPNEAVDNTEIEKVLGQVGPRPSRAKKLILRSNQIKTRHYAIDKESGRTTHTNAQLAAEAVRKLNSDAFDLTKTELLACGTTLPDQLLPNHALMVHGELGIPSCEVIATAGICLSGTMSLKYGYMSVLSGQSSNAVATGSENASSVMRAQNFEEEVEARVEKLERQPEIAFEKDFLRWMLSDGAGAALMSAEPNKTGISLKIDWIVQKSYANELDACMYAGCEKMEEGNIKGWREYTPKEWLEQSIFSVKQDVKLLNEKIIEYTVTKPLQELIAKGTLNPDEISYYLPHYSSGYFRDKVYQGMKEAGCDIAQDKWFTNLSYKGNTGSASIYIILEELFHSGRLNPGEKLLCYIPESGRFSTAFMQLSVV, encoded by the coding sequence GTGAGTAGAGACGTTTATATTAATGATATTCAGGCATTTCTGCCTAATGAAGCCGTCGACAATACCGAGATCGAGAAGGTCCTGGGACAGGTCGGACCGCGCCCTTCTCGTGCGAAAAAGCTGATTCTGCGTTCCAACCAGATCAAGACCCGTCACTACGCTATCGACAAAGAGAGCGGCAGGACGACCCATACCAACGCACAGCTGGCTGCAGAAGCGGTACGCAAGCTCAACTCCGATGCCTTTGATCTCACCAAGACGGAACTGCTTGCCTGCGGTACGACCCTGCCGGACCAGCTTCTTCCGAACCACGCCCTGATGGTCCATGGCGAACTCGGTATCCCGAGCTGCGAGGTGATCGCTACGGCGGGGATCTGTCTTTCGGGTACGATGTCTCTCAAGTACGGTTATATGTCAGTGTTGAGCGGGCAAAGCAGTAATGCTGTTGCAACCGGTTCCGAGAATGCTTCTTCAGTAATGCGTGCGCAGAACTTTGAAGAAGAGGTCGAAGCCCGTGTCGAGAAGCTGGAACGTCAGCCCGAGATCGCATTTGAGAAAGATTTTTTGCGCTGGATGCTGAGCGATGGTGCGGGTGCGGCCCTGATGAGCGCCGAACCCAACAAAACAGGGATCTCGCTCAAGATCGACTGGATTGTCCAGAAGTCTTATGCCAATGAGCTTGACGCCTGTATGTATGCCGGTTGTGAGAAGATGGAAGAGGGGAACATCAAAGGGTGGCGCGAATACACCCCCAAGGAGTGGCTTGAACAGTCCATCTTCTCGGTCAAACAGGATGTCAAACTGCTGAACGAGAAGATCATCGAGTACACGGTGACAAAACCGCTTCAAGAGCTGATAGCGAAAGGTACGCTCAATCCGGACGAGATCAGCTACTACCTTCCGCACTACTCCTCCGGCTATTTCCGGGACAAAGTCTACCAAGGGATGAAGGAGGCCGGCTGTGACATCGCCCAGGATAAGTGGTTTACCAATCTCTCCTACAAAGGCAATACCGGTTCGGCGTCGATCTATATTATTCTCGAAGAGCTCTTTCATTCGGGCAGACTGAACCCGGGTGAGAAGCTGCTCTGCTACATTCCTGAAAGCGGCCGTTTCTCTACCGCCTTTATGCAGTTGAGCGTGGTCTGA
- a CDS encoding BtrH N-terminal domain-containing protein: MNTNTKEFTHQHAAHCESGVMSSMLSHYGLRLSEPMVFGLASALTFAYLPFVKLGGMPLIAYRTMPKAIIRGLQKSIGIKMNLEKFSKAQAGSLRLDALLDEGKIVGAQSSVFWLPYFPEEMRFHFNAHNLLIYGKEETNYQISDPVFEHTVEADEKALEKARFVKGVMAPKGLLYYPTYVPTSIDYEKVLPKAITKVAKSMLKTPVPIAGLKGIRSLAKNIRKLESKDRRYAKLFLGHIVRMQEEIGTGGAGFRYIYASFLQEASEILDNGTLFEASRMMTDVGDSWREFALLVAKSIRSKKNETIDFNAIAKKLESIADEETMVYKKLLTAF; the protein is encoded by the coding sequence GTGAATACGAATACAAAAGAGTTTACCCACCAACATGCGGCGCACTGCGAAAGCGGTGTGATGTCATCGATGCTATCACATTACGGTCTCCGGCTCTCGGAGCCGATGGTCTTCGGGCTGGCGAGCGCGCTCACCTTCGCCTACCTCCCTTTCGTCAAACTCGGCGGCATGCCCCTTATCGCCTACAGAACGATGCCAAAAGCGATCATCAGAGGTCTGCAGAAGAGCATCGGCATCAAGATGAACCTGGAGAAGTTCTCCAAGGCGCAGGCCGGCTCTCTTCGTCTCGATGCACTTCTGGACGAAGGCAAGATCGTCGGCGCACAGAGCTCGGTCTTTTGGCTCCCCTATTTTCCCGAAGAGATGCGGTTCCATTTCAATGCGCACAACCTTCTTATCTACGGCAAAGAGGAGACGAACTATCAGATCAGTGACCCGGTCTTTGAACACACGGTCGAGGCGGATGAAAAGGCACTTGAAAAAGCACGTTTCGTCAAAGGGGTGATGGCGCCAAAAGGGCTGCTCTATTATCCGACCTATGTTCCCACATCGATCGATTATGAGAAGGTGCTTCCCAAAGCGATAACAAAAGTGGCCAAGAGCATGTTGAAAACGCCGGTACCGATCGCCGGCCTCAAAGGGATACGGTCTCTGGCTAAAAATATCCGAAAGCTTGAGAGCAAAGACCGCCGCTATGCCAAACTTTTTCTGGGGCATATTGTCCGCATGCAGGAGGAGATCGGTACCGGCGGGGCAGGCTTTCGCTATATCTACGCCTCGTTTCTGCAGGAGGCATCGGAGATCCTGGATAACGGGACCCTCTTTGAAGCGTCAAGGATGATGACGGACGTCGGCGATAGCTGGCGGGAGTTTGCGCTGTTGGTCGCGAAGTCGATTCGTTCAAAGAAAAACGAGACCATCGATTTTAATGCCATTGCCAAAAAACTTGAATCGATAGCAGACGAAGAGACGATGGTCTATAAGAAACTGTTAACGGCGTTTTAA
- a CDS encoding ABC transporter ATP-binding protein, whose protein sequence is MIKIRNLCKRYDTKVALDHLSLEIKAGSIFGLLGPNGAGKTTLISILNGLTTYDEGEVSVFGLPLSKNLTAIRKRCALVPQSLAFYENLTVIENLRFFGGIQNIPADLLKKNIDYAVETNRLGSMLNQKAATLSGGQKRRLNIAIGLLNDPDILFFDEPTVGIDPESRNEILETIKSFKASGKTVVYTSHYMPEIEKICDEVAIINAGRIIRQGSIESMLVNEHGNALVIEIYETPLELLQACSDAMEGLKVIDESTLMLNSKESASVAKALALLEADNIGIRALRYGTTTLESLFINLTSKGRADV, encoded by the coding sequence ATGATCAAGATCAGGAACCTCTGTAAACGTTATGATACGAAGGTGGCGCTTGACCATCTTTCGTTGGAGATAAAAGCGGGGAGTATTTTTGGACTTTTGGGGCCAAACGGTGCGGGAAAGACGACACTGATATCGATACTCAACGGTTTGACGACATATGACGAGGGCGAGGTGAGCGTTTTTGGACTTCCGCTTTCGAAAAACCTGACAGCGATCCGAAAACGGTGTGCGCTTGTGCCGCAGAGCCTTGCTTTTTATGAGAACCTCACCGTCATTGAAAACCTCAGGTTTTTCGGCGGTATCCAGAATATCCCGGCAGACCTTCTTAAAAAGAATATCGATTATGCGGTCGAGACGAACCGTCTCGGTTCGATGCTCAACCAGAAAGCGGCCACCCTTTCGGGTGGTCAAAAGCGGCGTTTGAACATTGCGATTGGTCTGCTGAACGACCCCGACATCCTCTTTTTCGACGAACCGACGGTGGGCATCGACCCTGAATCGCGCAATGAGATCCTGGAGACGATCAAGTCGTTCAAAGCAAGTGGGAAAACAGTGGTCTACACGTCCCACTACATGCCGGAGATCGAGAAGATCTGTGACGAGGTCGCTATTATCAATGCGGGCCGGATTATTCGACAGGGGAGCATCGAGAGTATGCTTGTAAATGAACATGGCAACGCGCTGGTCATCGAAATCTATGAGACGCCTTTGGAACTTCTTCAAGCCTGCAGCGATGCGATGGAGGGCCTGAAGGTTATCGATGAGAGCACCTTGATGCTGAACTCGAAAGAGAGTGCTTCCGTGGCAAAAGCACTGGCGCTGCTGGAAGCCGACAATATCGGTATCAGAGCCCTGCGTTACGGTACGACGACGTTGGAGTCGCTCTTTATCAATCTTACCTCGAAAGGGAGAGCCGATGTTTAA
- a CDS encoding ABC transporter permease, producing MFKAMLIKEFLLVSRDKHALAALFVMPAVFILIMSLALKDVFNEEKALIEYAVVDRDNSLESLSVVSKLRANKVLKEHKISADFKTPKEEGVQFIVVIPKGFKSQFSNDADTAASLQIEVASDIAQTHLMLFKTQVISAFMQVQLDALNLAQEMQQGVRGQGAEIKKMAFDEAKMMKIHYAALAEDEKPTSTQQSVPSWIVFSLFFVIIPMSTIFISERKQNTLMRLSTMNVSLPVLFGGKIIPYMVINQLQVWVMIAVGIFIVPLFGAAPLNIGGSLSGLIAISMALSLSAIGLSILIATLVDSVEQATTIGGIINILLGAIGGVMVPKFVMPEFMQEFANVSPMSWGLEGFLDIFLRRGGISDVLSEVLALSLFGLVSLLLAALIFNYKIRRVA from the coding sequence ATGTTTAAGGCGATGCTGATCAAAGAGTTCCTTCTGGTCTCGCGTGACAAACATGCGCTTGCGGCGCTCTTTGTAATGCCGGCTGTCTTTATCCTCATTATGTCATTGGCGCTCAAAGATGTCTTTAATGAGGAGAAGGCCCTGATCGAGTATGCGGTTGTCGACAGGGACAACTCGCTGGAGAGCCTCTCTGTTGTCTCCAAACTGCGTGCAAACAAAGTGCTGAAAGAACATAAGATCAGTGCCGATTTCAAAACACCAAAAGAAGAGGGCGTCCAGTTTATTGTCGTGATCCCGAAGGGGTTCAAGTCGCAGTTCTCAAACGATGCAGACACGGCCGCATCGCTGCAGATCGAAGTGGCTTCCGACATTGCCCAGACCCATCTGATGCTCTTTAAAACACAGGTCATCAGTGCCTTTATGCAGGTGCAGCTCGATGCACTCAATCTTGCCCAGGAGATGCAGCAGGGCGTGCGCGGTCAGGGCGCTGAAATAAAGAAGATGGCGTTTGACGAAGCGAAGATGATGAAGATCCATTATGCAGCGCTCGCCGAGGATGAAAAACCGACGTCGACACAGCAGAGCGTTCCGTCATGGATCGTGTTCAGCCTCTTTTTTGTTATTATCCCGATGTCGACGATCTTCATCAGCGAGCGTAAGCAGAACACGTTGATGCGTCTGAGTACGATGAATGTTTCTCTGCCCGTACTCTTCGGCGGAAAGATCATCCCCTATATGGTGATCAACCAGCTGCAGGTCTGGGTGATGATCGCGGTGGGTATCTTCATCGTACCACTTTTCGGTGCGGCGCCGCTGAATATCGGTGGGTCGCTCAGCGGTCTGATAGCGATCTCGATGGCACTGAGCCTCTCGGCGATCGGCCTTTCGATCCTGATAGCCACCCTTGTGGACAGTGTGGAACAGGCGACGACGATAGGGGGTATTATCAATATTCTTTTAGGGGCGATAGGCGGGGTGATGGTGCCGAAATTCGTGATGCCGGAATTTATGCAGGAGTTCGCCAATGTCTCGCCCATGTCGTGGGGGCTCGAAGGGTTTTTGGATATCTTTCTGCGTCGCGGCGGTATCAGCGACGTGCTGAGTGAGGTGCTTGCGCTAAGTCTGTTCGGCCTGGTTTCACTTCTGCTGGCGGCACTGATATTTAATTATAAAATAAGGAGAGTGGCATGA
- a CDS encoding phosphopantetheine-binding protein produces MRGSEDEALKLRLKKMIIEECEKEDIEPEDVADDVELFSEASGLELDSLDALQISMGLQNQFNTRLGDSKEFRRVVTTINDLADYLQPE; encoded by the coding sequence ATGAGAGGTTCAGAGGACGAGGCACTGAAACTGCGTCTTAAAAAGATGATCATCGAAGAGTGTGAAAAAGAGGATATCGAACCCGAAGACGTGGCCGACGATGTCGAGCTTTTTTCGGAGGCGAGCGGACTTGAGCTGGACTCTCTGGATGCCCTCCAGATCTCGATGGGATTGCAAAATCAGTTCAATACGCGACTGGGCGATTCGAAAGAGTTCCGCCGTGTCGTGACGACCATCAACGATCTTGCCGACTATCTGCAGCCGGAGTAG
- a CDS encoding beta-ketoacyl synthase N-terminal-like domain-containing protein has protein sequence MITILGGEILSALGETGERLKHLEQGTYASVEKKMMLNGEELSFAYYAIDEGERNSALSIPLRYLEDVVQKAIDKLALTPDDLQRCGLFLGSSSNDLSLSLPLGRNFDGSQEETIACARIGNGYYADHLVKHFGLNDFTLTYNTACTSSANAVIDAASMLEGGMIDYALVIGLEMFAPVTFEGFASMQLLSPTKIAPFDRDRQGIVLGEAVSALFLSRDDVAASPWHFRGGVSNCETHSVTGANPNGTGISQVIKAALKSTGVRDDEIAAVKAHGTASALNDEAEMNGMKQAFAKSPAFFSFKPYIGHTLGSCGSSELLLMLECVDAGFVPSSPNFRHCDEALSWTPLQQKMACDSGLFMLNYFGFGGNNTSIVVEKVVS, from the coding sequence ATGATCACAATACTCGGCGGCGAGATACTCAGCGCTTTGGGAGAGACGGGTGAACGTTTAAAGCACCTCGAACAAGGCACATATGCGAGCGTTGAAAAAAAGATGATGCTTAACGGCGAAGAGCTCTCCTTTGCCTATTACGCCATAGATGAGGGCGAACGCAACAGTGCGCTCTCTATTCCGCTGCGCTACCTTGAGGATGTCGTTCAGAAAGCGATAGACAAACTTGCCCTGACGCCGGATGATCTGCAGCGCTGCGGTCTCTTTTTAGGCAGCTCTTCGAATGATCTTTCACTGAGCCTGCCTTTGGGTAGGAATTTTGACGGCTCGCAAGAGGAGACTATTGCATGTGCGCGTATCGGCAACGGCTATTATGCCGATCATCTCGTCAAACATTTCGGACTTAACGATTTTACTTTGACCTATAATACCGCCTGCACCTCAAGCGCCAATGCCGTTATCGATGCGGCCTCTATGCTTGAGGGGGGAATGATCGATTATGCCCTTGTGATCGGGTTGGAGATGTTTGCTCCGGTTACCTTTGAAGGGTTTGCCTCGATGCAGCTGCTGTCGCCGACCAAGATAGCACCGTTTGACCGGGATAGACAGGGTATCGTTCTGGGCGAAGCCGTCAGCGCACTCTTTCTCAGCCGAGACGATGTCGCCGCTTCGCCCTGGCATTTCCGCGGCGGTGTCAGCAACTGTGAAACCCACAGTGTGACCGGAGCCAACCCTAACGGTACGGGTATCAGTCAGGTGATAAAGGCGGCACTGAAAAGTACCGGAGTCCGAGACGATGAGATCGCAGCGGTAAAAGCACACGGGACGGCCAGTGCATTGAACGATGAGGCGGAGATGAACGGTATGAAACAGGCCTTTGCCAAATCGCCTGCCTTTTTCTCGTTCAAACCCTATATCGGCCATACTTTAGGCAGCTGCGGCTCAAGTGAACTACTGCTGATGCTTGAGTGCGTGGATGCCGGTTTTGTGCCGAGTTCGCCCAATTTTAGGCATTGCGATGAAGCGTTGTCCTGGACGCCTTTACAGCAGAAAATGGCGTGCGATAGCGGGCTTTTTATGCTCAACTACTTTGGGTTCGGCGGCAACAACACCTCCATCGTTGTCGAAAAGGTGGTTTCATGA
- a CDS encoding beta-ketoacyl synthase N-terminal-like domain-containing protein: protein MIYIHQWGSLNRKEGEALDVKAALKEVAPKMVRRTDRFIQLALLGAYRAVDGNPIDPHTALYMASGQGNLAVFNRLRDQRYIDHQPPKPIDFINSLSNTAGFYVAQFLGLHGKNLNLAQHGFVAEMALLLAQNDLRLGKEDQVLIGGVDELLQPASFTRKFLGICDGRELGEGSNWMLLNTRKEGALASLEVVSGVMSLTEVKQHLEAVTKTTKVAFGLRCNEAAVNALLEGNALERFCYESGCGFYETAAFYAMNRFIEEGEGRMLFIENFEEDFRLFEVDVLQS from the coding sequence ATGATCTATATTCACCAATGGGGATCGCTGAATCGTAAAGAGGGTGAAGCACTTGATGTCAAAGCGGCATTAAAAGAGGTCGCACCTAAAATGGTAAGACGTACGGACCGCTTTATCCAATTGGCGCTTCTCGGGGCTTACCGTGCTGTTGACGGGAACCCGATCGACCCTCATACCGCGCTGTATATGGCTTCCGGTCAGGGCAACCTGGCGGTTTTCAACCGTCTTCGGGATCAACGCTACATCGACCACCAGCCGCCGAAACCTATCGATTTCATCAATTCGCTAAGTAATACCGCCGGATTTTATGTGGCGCAGTTTCTGGGCCTTCATGGTAAAAATCTCAACCTGGCACAGCATGGTTTTGTAGCCGAGATGGCGCTGCTGCTGGCGCAGAATGATCTGCGCTTAGGCAAAGAGGACCAGGTGCTTATCGGCGGGGTCGATGAGCTGCTGCAGCCGGCTTCGTTTACCAGAAAGTTTTTGGGCATCTGCGATGGGCGCGAGTTGGGAGAAGGGAGCAACTGGATGCTGCTCAATACCCGAAAAGAAGGGGCCTTGGCTTCGCTTGAGGTCGTTAGCGGTGTTATGTCTCTGACGGAAGTCAAACAGCATCTTGAGGCAGTGACAAAAACAACAAAAGTCGCTTTCGGTCTCCGTTGTAACGAAGCAGCTGTCAATGCGTTGCTCGAGGGGAATGCTTTGGAGCGTTTTTGTTATGAAAGCGGCTGCGGCTTTTACGAAACAGCGGCGTTCTATGCGATGAATCGTTTTATTGAAGAAGGTGAGGGCAGGATGCTTTTTATCGAAAATTTTGAAGAAGATTTCCGACTGTTTGAAGTGGACGTTCTACAGAGCTGA
- a CDS encoding beta-ketoacyl-[acyl-carrier-protein] synthase family protein encodes MLKNRVFVNAYESLSCAGNTQELMNAIYAKESGITIDTSYMPHNRAGLGSFAPNAFFSSLVTVTQEVLNKSNLDDFSTTLLIVGSSVGGIGKSEQIFFREHSYKNINPKEHAISVISDTLNRAFGFKDSRSISTACTSSANAIMLAQRLINIGAYENVLVVGADALCYTTVCGFYALGVLSDEQCTPFQKERKGMNVAEGIAAVLLQGTRTDESVELLGSAGSSDAFHMTNPDPEAGGAISCMQKAIEDAGIMPTDIDYVNAHGTGTQANDAVEALAVETLFAHSPYMSSTKAITGHTLGAAGALEAIIACEVIKAQRIAPQTSLTEAENTRVNLPIEAVEKKVRYVISNSFAFGGNNTALVFGALK; translated from the coding sequence ATGCTGAAAAACCGTGTCTTTGTCAATGCCTACGAGTCACTCAGTTGTGCCGGTAATACGCAGGAACTGATGAATGCCATCTATGCAAAAGAGAGCGGCATTACGATCGATACGAGTTACATGCCCCACAACCGGGCGGGCTTGGGAAGTTTTGCGCCGAATGCGTTTTTTAGCTCTCTTGTCACCGTGACGCAAGAGGTGCTCAACAAAAGCAACCTTGACGACTTCAGCACCACCCTTCTGATCGTCGGTTCTTCCGTCGGCGGCATCGGAAAAAGCGAACAGATCTTTTTTCGTGAACACAGCTACAAGAACATCAATCCGAAAGAGCATGCGATCTCCGTTATCTCGGATACCCTGAACAGGGCTTTCGGCTTTAAAGACAGCCGCTCCATCTCCACCGCCTGTACCTCCAGCGCCAATGCGATAATGCTGGCACAGCGCCTGATCAATATCGGCGCGTATGAGAATGTACTGGTCGTCGGTGCCGATGCTCTCTGTTACACTACCGTCTGCGGTTTTTATGCTCTCGGTGTGCTTTCGGATGAACAGTGCACCCCCTTTCAGAAAGAACGTAAAGGGATGAACGTCGCCGAGGGGATTGCCGCTGTGTTGCTGCAGGGTACCCGGACGGATGAGAGCGTTGAACTGCTCGGAAGCGCGGGAAGCTCGGACGCCTTTCACATGACCAACCCGGATCCCGAAGCGGGCGGCGCGATCAGCTGCATGCAAAAGGCGATCGAAGATGCGGGTATCATGCCGACAGACATTGACTATGTCAATGCCCACGGTACCGGTACCCAGGCCAATGATGCAGTCGAAGCACTGGCCGTGGAGACGCTCTTTGCGCACAGCCCCTATATGAGCTCGACCAAAGCGATCACCGGCCATACCCTGGGTGCGGCCGGTGCGCTTGAGGCGATCATCGCCTGCGAGGTGATCAAAGCGCAGCGTATCGCGCCTCAGACATCGCTTACCGAGGCAGAGAACACCAGGGTGAACCTCCCGATCGAAGCAGTCGAAAAAAAGGTCCGCTATGTGATCTCAAACTCGTTTGCCTTCGGCGGCAATAACACCGCCCTGGTTTTTGGAGCACTCAAATGA
- a CDS encoding beta-ketoacyl synthase chain length factor has protein sequence MIRAMAKVAANESCDNLDEKRIVPKMMLRRRLTRSARIMVYLADACGFSEGSVVYGSAYGEMQATADIVGAIDANEPISPTAFQNSVYNTAPSYFSLLHGNKEEILTVSSGDDTSANVLQTGALQAVIKGKEVLLVCSEAINIPNIDEVNTCTDYLESGVALTLLPTEQEANIEVVKKAHADYAPSLWAMLDVFDACDGKNGCIVTLEL, from the coding sequence ATGATCAGAGCTATGGCGAAGGTCGCTGCCAATGAAAGTTGTGACAACCTGGATGAAAAACGGATCGTTCCCAAGATGATGCTGCGCCGCCGCCTGACCCGTTCGGCGCGTATCATGGTTTACCTTGCCGATGCATGCGGTTTCAGCGAAGGTTCTGTTGTTTACGGTTCCGCCTACGGGGAGATGCAGGCGACGGCCGATATCGTCGGTGCCATCGATGCGAACGAGCCGATCAGCCCGACCGCGTTTCAAAACTCGGTCTACAACACGGCACCATCTTATTTTTCCCTGCTGCACGGCAATAAAGAGGAGATCCTGACTGTTTCCAGCGGCGATGACACTTCTGCCAATGTCCTGCAGACGGGAGCACTGCAGGCAGTGATCAAAGGCAAAGAGGTTCTGCTGGTCTGCAGCGAAGCGATCAATATTCCGAATATCGATGAGGTCAATACCTGCACCGATTATCTTGAATCAGGCGTAGCGCTGACACTACTGCCGACCGAGCAAGAGGCCAATATCGAGGTGGTAAAAAAAGCGCATGCGGATTACGCACCTTCGCTTTGGGCGATGCTCGATGTTTTTGATGCATGTGATGGCAAAAACGGATGTATCGTAACGCTAGAGCTTTAG
- a CDS encoding phosphopantetheine-binding protein produces the protein MITTEQLKSELIELFNLEGVNAHEIADDDALFQDGLGLDSVDAIELTIFLDNEYGIVFSNIAESEKVFSSIKTLQDYINAHGKTDA, from the coding sequence TTGATAACGACTGAGCAATTAAAATCCGAACTGATAGAACTGTTCAATCTGGAGGGCGTAAATGCCCATGAGATCGCTGATGATGATGCCCTGTTTCAAGATGGGCTTGGGCTGGACTCCGTCGATGCTATCGAGCTGACGATTTTCCTGGACAATGAGTACGGGATCGTCTTCTCCAACATCGCTGAATCTGAAAAGGTTTTCAGTTCGATCAAGACCCTTCAGGACTATATCAATGCGCACGGAAAAACTGATGCCTGA